A genomic region of Zea mays cultivar B73 chromosome 6, Zm-B73-REFERENCE-NAM-5.0, whole genome shotgun sequence contains the following coding sequences:
- the LOC100857041 gene encoding probable protein phosphatase 2C 48 isoform X1 → MRQISSLLQGLARSLSVGRDRDRDRDRKGNGAGDRKTAVPAVLRTSGTLWGDGSDTFAAVCSRRGEKGINQDCSIVWEGFGCQEGTIFCGIFDGHGQWGHYVAKAVRDSLPPSLLCHWQEALALASLIDDGEKKLGDCQFDLWKRSYVAACAAVDDELRRSRRLDAVQSGCTALSIVKQGDLMIVANVGDSRAVLGTTSDDGAIAAVQLTVDLKPNLPQEKERIRRCNGQVYCLADEPGVHRVWQPSRESPGLAMSRAFGDYCVKDCGVISTPEVTQKRISSSDQFIILATDGVAFGLSAFNSLCKHRHMHPSFRLRKHTHCLVTDDGKREFYPIGMGRALQRRGGTYRGGDAGPGEGGQAAGGVRRSRVEAQAARHRRR, encoded by the exons ATGCGgcagatctcgtcgctgctgcaggGCCTGGCCCGGTCACTCTCGGTGGGGAGGGACAGGGACAGGGACAGGGACCGGAAAGGGAACGGCGCAGGCGACCGCAAGACCGCCGTGCCGGCGGTGCTGCGGACGTCGGGCACCCTGTGGGGCGACGGCTCGGACACGTTCGCCGCCGTCTGCTCGCGGCGCGGCGAGAAAGGCATCAACCAGGACTGCTCCATCGTCTGGGAG gGATTCGGGTGCCAGGAGGGCACCATCTTCTGCGGCATCTTCGACGGCCACGGCCAGTGGGGCCACTACGTGGCCAAGGCGGTGCGCGACTCGCTGCCGCCGTCGCTGCTGTGccactggcaggaggcgctcgcTCTCGCGTCACTCATCGACGACGGCGAGAAGAAGctcggcgactgccagttcgatctCTGGAAACggtcctacgtggccgcatgcgccgccgtggacgatgagctgcggcgcagccgccgcttggacgcggtccaaagTGGCTGCACCGCGCTatccatcgtcaagcagggggacctcatgatCGTCGCCAACGTCGGCGACTCCCGGGCCGTGTTGGGCACCACGTCCGACGATGGCGCCATTGCGGCTGTCCAGCTCACCGTCGACCTAAAgcctaacctgccac AGGAGAAGGAGCGCATCCGGCGGTGCAATGGTCAAGTGTACTGCCTCgccgatgagcccggggtgcaccgcGTGTGGCAGCCTAGCCGAGAGTCGCCGGGGCTCgctatgtcgcgcgcgttcggcgACTACTGCGTCAAGGACTGCGGTGTCATCTCTACGCCGGAGGTGACGCAGAAGAGGATCAGCAGCAGTGACCAATTTATCATCCTCGCTACCGACGGGGTAGCTTTCGGCCtatctgcctttaattctctatgCAAACACAGGCACATGCACCCATCTTTTCGTTTAAGAAAGCATACACATTGCTTGGTGACTGACGATGGCAAACGGGAATTTTATCCGATAGGTATGGGACGTgctctccaacgacgaggcggtacATATCGTGGCGGGGACGCCGGACCGGGCGAAGGCGGCCAAGCGGCTGGTGGAGTGCGCCGTTCGCGCGTGGAGGCGCAAGCGGCGCGACATCGCCGTCGATGA
- the LOC100857041 gene encoding Probable protein phosphatase 2C 48 → MRQISSLLQGLARSLSVGRDRDRDRDRKGNGAGDRKTAVPAVLRTSGTLWGDGSDTFAAVCSRRGEKGINQDCSIVWEGFGCQEGTIFCGIFDGHGQWGHYVAKAVRDSLPPSLLCHWQEALALASLIDDGEKKLGDCQFDLWKRSYVAACAAVDDELRRSRRLDAVQSGCTALSIVKQGDLMIVANVGDSRAVLGTTSDDGAIAAVQLTVDLKPNLPQEKERIRRCNGQVYCLADEPGVHRVWQPSRESPGLAMSRAFGDYCVKDCGVISTPEVTQKRISSSDQFIILATDGVWDVLSNDEAVHIVAGTPDRAKAAKRLVECAVRAWRRKRRDIAVDDCSAICLFFHPPPPS, encoded by the exons ATGCGgcagatctcgtcgctgctgcaggGCCTGGCCCGGTCACTCTCGGTGGGGAGGGACAGGGACAGGGACAGGGACCGGAAAGGGAACGGCGCAGGCGACCGCAAGACCGCCGTGCCGGCGGTGCTGCGGACGTCGGGCACCCTGTGGGGCGACGGCTCGGACACGTTCGCCGCCGTCTGCTCGCGGCGCGGCGAGAAAGGCATCAACCAGGACTGCTCCATCGTCTGGGAG gGATTCGGGTGCCAGGAGGGCACCATCTTCTGCGGCATCTTCGACGGCCACGGCCAGTGGGGCCACTACGTGGCCAAGGCGGTGCGCGACTCGCTGCCGCCGTCGCTGCTGTGccactggcaggaggcgctcgcTCTCGCGTCACTCATCGACGACGGCGAGAAGAAGctcggcgactgccagttcgatctCTGGAAACggtcctacgtggccgcatgcgccgccgtggacgatgagctgcggcgcagccgccgcttggacgcggtccaaagTGGCTGCACCGCGCTatccatcgtcaagcagggggacctcatgatCGTCGCCAACGTCGGCGACTCCCGGGCCGTGTTGGGCACCACGTCCGACGATGGCGCCATTGCGGCTGTCCAGCTCACCGTCGACCTAAAgcctaacctgccac AGGAGAAGGAGCGCATCCGGCGGTGCAATGGTCAAGTGTACTGCCTCgccgatgagcccggggtgcaccgcGTGTGGCAGCCTAGCCGAGAGTCGCCGGGGCTCgctatgtcgcgcgcgttcggcgACTACTGCGTCAAGGACTGCGGTGTCATCTCTACGCCGGAGGTGACGCAGAAGAGGATCAGCAGCAGTGACCAATTTATCATCCTCGCTACCGACGGG GTATGGGACGTgctctccaacgacgaggcggtacATATCGTGGCGGGGACGCCGGACCGGGCGAAGGCGGCCAAGCGGCTGGTGGAGTGCGCCGTTCGCGCGTGGAGGCGCAAGCGGCGCGACATCGCCGTCGATGACTGCTCGGCGATCTGCCTCTTCTTccacccgccgccgccgtcgtag